The genomic stretch atagcGACAAAAGAGTAATGAAATTAACGAATAAATAGAAACAAACGCTCTATATACGTACTCTTTGTGATACgagggtactcgtatcggttccggcagcgcgaagtcgccggagaagggctaggttcgttcgcgggatcctcccgtcgagcagcctagggttctcggtcaattagggtttgacgagatgaacttgcggaaaataaagtacaataaaagataaagtaacGATAAAGGATAAActgaattgatatttcttgaatgaataatatgaaggtctcctacacatatttataatatatggGGATACAATAATATCCTaccaaaatctagtaaatcaaatataataatatcctaagcaaaagatatggaaaatcaataactaactatGGAAAAGATAAGATAAATCAATGCTAAATGACTAATAAGATATGGAGATAATTTAGGaatatgctcgtatcaactcccccacggttaaaattcaccttgtcctcaaggtggaaaccacgacaaAACGAAGAGTGTCGCGACCAGAAGCTTTGGCGAGGTATCTCCTCCCGGATCAAACGCACACCGAACAGTAGAGCATCTCCCTTCATCACCTCcatcaaaaatcatcaaaggaTGACCATTGTGGTTGCCAAAATTCATCGTTAAAATGGGAAGCTTGTCCACGCGTCCCAGAATGCTCAAACACGGCGTGTCCTTGCACGGAGAAATCCACCGTGTATCACCGTCAAGCGATGTTGGTCGATGATTCGTTCTTGCAACATCACCATCAATTGGATTCGCGTCATCATTAAAACCTATATCATCCAAATTGTGAAATGTCTGTGGAACTCTACTCTTGCCGAGAGAACAACTAATGCAGTCGCGTTTCACACCCTTTGAAATCTTCAATTTTATAGAACCGGGGAAAACAAGAAGTACAAAATGAGTGACCGATGTTGGAATAGTATTGGAGTCGCTCGACTGAGAGATCACGGCTAGTGGGAGTGGGTCATCGCCGTCGCCCTCATCTCCATTGATATTGGGGCTGCACGGAGGAGCTAGCGGGGAGTTTTGCATTGGTGGCTGCTGCAGGCTGCCTGCGATGTCGGAGTTGATGTGAGGTTGCACGGTGTAGGGTGCAGCTGAGTAGTGCGACGCTGAACGGAGGGGCTGGTGGACGCTGAACGCTGGGTCTGGTGGAGGACGCATTGCAGCGTGTGAATCGCTCAAACGACGTTTGTTTGCATCCATCCGAGAAACCAATTGCTCGACAGTTGCAGTCAAGTGCTCAAGCTGTGAAACCAAGGCAACCCACTGTAGGTTCGGTTCCAAATTCGGCGTCACCGGATCACGTGCCACGCCGAGAGGCTCCATATGGCCGACACTGTTGTGAGGCGGTTGGTAGGGAGGCGATGGTGGCTGGAGGGGCTGGTAAGGCGACTGTGCAACGGTGTATAGTAGAGGCCCGTCTGGTGGGTCAGGTTCGGGTCGCGGGTAGGACACCGAAGAGGGCCTTGGCACACTAATGAGAGGCGCTGGAATCGGGCGCGCCGGGTCTGGATAGGAGTATCCAAATTGCACGTTCTGGCTCTGGAGGTACCAACACGATGTGGGGCTCGGCATGGGCAGTGGCGAGAGGAACGGTCTATTGAACTGGCGATGGACGTAGTCAGTGTAGGTGTATGACATGATGGCGGAAATACAGAGgatgagctctcaatgaaagcaccagatgatacgagtAAACTCGTATCGAGAGATAACTGTGAGATCGCGGAGAAGATGAtggttcgttcgcgggatcctcccgtcgagcagccaaCTATCGTTCAACTAGAGTTTTTGATAAAGTAAATTGcagagaaaagtaaaagacgaTAAAAAAGGATAAATTGTATTTCTTCAATGAATAATATGAAGGTCtcctacacatatttataatatatggGGATACAATAATATCCTaccaaaatctagtaaatcaaatataataatatcctaagcaaaagatatggaaaatcaataactaactatGGAAAAGATAAGATAAATCAATGCTAAATGACTAATAAGATATGGAGATAATTTAGGAATATGCTCGTATCACTTTGACTCACATATTCTCATACGGCAACGTTTTTATCAGGCAACGGGCAGTGCTCGAAGGCCAAGAAAACGAGCGCCGCCATGATGGCGATGGGGAGGAGGAGGATTATCAACGGCGGTGGCGGAAGAATGAGCGGGCGGTAGAATCAAGAGGGATATTGTCAGCACAATCATCAAGAATATCCCTCTTAAGCTGAAAAAATTTACCATCAACTACGttggcttcttcttcaattgaacgtgttcatcttcttcatccATTATATTTTGCAGTGGATATATTTGATGAGTTTCTCAAATATGATATATACATGTGTGTGTAGgagtttttgtttctttttttcagTTTAGGGGGAATGTATTAGTGAACTAATGGAGGTGGATAGGAAGTGATTTTAAGATGTGATTAGTGATTGATTAGGAAATTGCTTTGCCAAGTGATGAAAAGTAGTAGTAACtattactactactttattttttcactcaaaatgatatatttctatAAAAAGAAATTCTatcatctctattttatttacaGTTCTGGAACTGTGACAATCGGGGCTGAAATCTGTCGCATAATACCAGAGGTTGGCCTATAACCGGCTCGTGAATAGCGACATGATGTCACGAGCCTAACCTTAAACCATCGGTTTTCGTAGCGATCAAAACAGTTGGTTAAAAGATTGTAGGAGTGAACATTCGGATTTTGAAAAATCTGATTTgatccaaaattttgaaattatatgaAAAATGAATCTGGTCCGATCTGAATTGTTCGAAAATCTGGAATTTGAACTATGAAATTCGTCcgatccaaaaaatctaaatttgcattaaaaatataattggaAAGTCCAATaccaaaaatccaaaaaatcaaaaatcctACCAAAATTCAAAAATCTAATACAATAgtattacaaaaaaaacattagTTAACTAGTATCAAGATACCGAAAACATTAATGGGAATAAAATTgaaaggttttttttttccttatgAAAAATCATTGGTTAACTAGTAGTATCAAGATACCGAAAACATTAAAggaaataaaattgaaagtttttTTTCATAATCTTTGCATTGTATTATCCATTATTTCGGGTTATCTTGTTAAAAAATCGAAATGATGAGGTcaaaaaagtgaatatttcttaattaattaaaagtcTCAATTTAAAAGGTATAGTTTGGACTTTATGATTCAGTCGATGAACGAAATTATGGTGCCTAGTATTAATTTCATCTACTGAGtatattcttattattttatggTACACTAGGAGAGTGGGAATTAGCTTTTTGAAGGTGGGGtttttataaattgaattaGAATCATTTGATCAATCTAATCAAAGAAAAGACGAAGAATATATAATAATGTTAACGtaatataacaaaaataatattcACGGATATTGGTCAATGCAATAGCATCTATATATttgacaataattaattaatttctctcaaatttatcaGTGAAAGTATCATGAGATAAATTTGTTTATATACAACTCACAAATATTAACCTCTTAACTTAAAATCATTAGCAAGTCAAAACAAAAAACTTTAgtcataataattaattaattacctaTTGATCCCAAATTAACTTAATTGAAAGTTTTGGGCTGGATTCATGGTACCTGCGACTGTTGTTCTTCTAATTAAGTAGTTGGttgtattaataattttaatgttcaagctttttatattttaatgttcTTTACAGAATCTGAACAATCATAAATCTATGTACGTGTTTGATAAAGGTTTGAGCAGCACTTTGACAAGGATATATCACCTCATTTCTACTTAATACCatgtaaatttatatttaaatcaatatgaacaaataaaataaaatgaatttctGAAAATTTTTGAGTTACATTTCGTGTATCaatttagtaaaaaataattgtatttgttaTACATCTACTATAATCGAATGCTATTAAGAATAAAGGAGGTTTAGATATTCTATTTTTGCAATTGTGatttattgcataaaataatatatttaaatcatTAAATCATTATTTATGCGAAAAGAGACAAAGCATAATATATTCATATATCAAAGCctttaggttttttttttatctttactAGTGAGTTGTTACTCCAAAAGATATTACAACGGAGACCAACGACCCCCATGCATAAACGAGCCCAACAAGTTTGGCTACCTTTGTGGGCCCCAAGGGCGAAAGCTCGACACTTACCCTCGGTCGTGGACAATGTGAGTAGGCAGTGACTACTCGTGTATGAAGTTAAATATTCGAAAATCTGTTTCGAACcaaactaaaatttaaaatctaattacaaggatttttcaaattttttatttgaatcgaatttttaaaaattttgtgaTGTTTGGATCGGAGCGGAGCGGAtcctatatttttaaaataaagcaAAAATCGAAACGAGAAGATGCACGTGAGCAGCACCGAGAAGTCACGTGACAGTGAGGCAGTGATCTTCTAGTTCCTCCACCACTACACCGAAGCTCGAAATCGAGGATCGACGATGGAGGAGGAGCCGCCGCCGTCGAAGAGCTGGAGCATCCACACGCGCCGCGATATCACCGCCAAGTACGAGATCCTCGAGCGCGTGGGCTCCGGCGCCTACTCCGACGTCTACAAGGCCCGCCGCCGCAGCGactccgccgccgtcgccctcaAGGAGATCCACGACTACCAGTCCGCCTTCCGCGAGATCGAGGCCCTCCAGACCCTCCACAACTGCCCCAACGTCGTCCTCCTTCACGAGTACTTCTGCAGCGACGACGAGGACGCCGTTCTCGTGCTCGAGTACCTCCCCACCGATCTCGCCGCAGTCGTCAGCTCCGCCAAGAAGGACTGGGAGGGAGGGATCACCGTCGGAGAGGTCAAGCGCTGGATGGTGCAGATTTTGCGCGGCGTCGACGCCTGCCACAGCAATTCCATTGTTCATAGGGATTTGAAGCCCTCCAATTTGCTGATTTCCGCCGACGGAATCCTCAAAATCGCCGATTTTGGCCAGGTATGGATAAATTGACTGTAAAATTTAGGGATTTTCCTTTTAGTTCATTGCTCTAGtgttaattgaaattaaaaGCTATAGAATGAGTATTAATTATCTCTTGATTGGTAAATGTGAGGAATTTACTGATGGTTTGGAATTAGGTATAACGAATCTTTGAGTTGGCACTGAAGCTTTTGTATTTCATTGATTGCAACTCGAGCTAGTGGCTGTGGTGCCTCATGGTCATGGTTTGCGTATTCATTCGTTATTTCAATTAACTTCTCGTTCCATAGTGTTTCACCCTCTTGGCAAGGCTGACTGATTATTTTCGTAACTGCGATGAATTAAAGGGAATGTATCATTATGAAGAGATTATGTCTATCATGAAATTGTGAGGAAGAGGAGATTTACAGTCTTTAATTAATGTTACTCAATGGTAGATGAGTACGAGAGATTCGTTGCCTGTGATCTAGGATGATTGGGATAATACACTTTTAATCTGTAGCCTACAGGGAAGTAGCTTTTCTTGAGGGTCTCAAGACTCTCAACTGATCCTTATTCCATTGATCCCCCTCTGCCACTCATGAAATTGAACGGTTATTTCTGTATCTTTATTGTAATCCCTTTTGGTCTCTGTCTAATCATGTTATGGAAATTGCATGCTCTTCATTAGCTCCTTGTTACTATGAGTTGGATATTATTGAAGTTTATCGTACTATAAGAAGATTCACAATGATCATGCTGTCACATGCATCTGCTTAGCCCCTCGAACCTATTTGGATGTCTTCTGGTGAATCAATGATACACTTGATATCTAAAGTATTAATATATTTCAATTGCATCTAACTGTAATGTTACTTGAACAAAATACACAACAAGAAATCTGTTATGTGCTTAAACCTATAAGAATCATCGGGAAGAAATTATGTTGCCTAAACAGTGAGGTAGTCTCCCTAATCCGATCCATGACAACCCAACGGAACAGCTTTGGTGTAAGGATCTGGGGGGATTCTTGCAGAGATGTTTCTCAGATCTAATACTTCATAACATATTCAAACTAATGCAGCTTGATtattaagtactccctccatcccaagaaAGTTGAGTCGcattcctttttagtccgtcccaacaaagttgagtcatttcccttttcaacaaaagacaacatttaatcactcttactttattccatcatttTCTTTACTCTCTCctatctttcctacttttttcatctctcttatttatttaatataaattcttaatctccatgcccaaaagttttgtctcaactgtcttgggacggagggagtaattgttAGTTAAAGTTAAATAATTGAGACTgccattttgttatttttcaatattattGATTGTTAAGGTTGCTATGATATGTGCTGCATTGAACAAGATATCAGTGTGCGCCGATTATTTGATTGTATAATGTTGTCAAGAAGTTAGCTCAACTGCAGGCACCGACTGACCCCTTCAAATTTGTAAATTTATTAGTTAAGAGTCAAAAATGTCATCGCAGAGTTGCTTTGTTTACACAGGCactgaaatttcatttatttcccTGGTTATCATCAGGCTAGGATACTTCTTGCTCCTGGATTTCTTGATGAGGGCGCTTATGATCAGTTCGCCGAGCAGCCTTCATCAAATCAAGCAGCTTTTCCTCAATCGTCAGAAAACGCTGACCGATTAGACAGTCAGTTTCCTCGAGAGCATGTGGAAAAGAGCAGTGAAAAGGGGACTGCAGAGCCAGAAGACCTCAGAATGGGTGAGTTTCCCAATGATGGTGACGAAGAAAGTGTAACTGTCGATGGAGCTGCTTCCTGTCTTGCTACATGCACGACAAGTGATCTCGAAGATCCTTTCCATTCTTATTCTTATGAAGCTGAGAATGGACGAGTTGATGACAATGGTTCCCTTACCTCCTGTGTTGGAACCCGGTGGTTTAGAGCCCCTGAGCTACTTTATGGCTCTACAAATTATGGGCTGGAGGTTGATCTGTGGTCACTCGGCTGTATTTTTGGTGAGCTTCTGAGCCTCGAACCATTATTCCCAGGCGCTTCGGATATTGATCAGTTGGGCAAAATCTTTAGCATTTTGGGTAACTTGACCGAAGAGGCATGGCCTGGTTGTGTACATCTCCCAGACTACAATATAATCTCGTTTGGTGAAGTTGAAAAACCCAGTGGTTTAGAAGCGTGCCTCGCTAATCGATCTCCTGATGAGATTCTTCTCATAAGGAAGCTGTTGAGTTACGACCCAGCTAGCAGGGCAACCGCGATGGAATTGCTTCACGATAAGTATTTGAACGAAGAACCTTTACCGGTTCCTGTATCCGATTTGAGGGTTCCCTCCAAACATGGGAGTGCTGATGAGGGTTCCTGGAATGAATCGGATTCGGATTTTGAGGATTTTGGCCCGTCGCTCGTCACTGGCACAAAAAACGGCTTCTCTATTCGCTTCTCTTGATAAACGAAGATCGGGCTCTGTGGTTCGAAGAAGAGCCTAATGTATGTTTGTGGATGGATTATTCACCTATTTTTAAGCATTATAATTATACACTCACAATCCATGAACTATGCAAAACATTTCacttatactagtagtattatttatttttctcatttcagatttttaaaaaaattacataattaaagttaCTTTGCGAATTTTACTCCATATAACTACCCAAATTCTTTTCCTCCTAGAGACAAAGTCACTGGGCTTTTACAAACTTGTGCCGAGTAAAAATGTGTTTTTAATTAGGAGTACAAATTTTATGTATATTGTCATGTTGCCACCATCAACGATCTGGATCatctaataaatatattttcaaataaattttaaaaaacatactTAAATCTAGCTAGGGGTAGTATTCAGTTAGTCAGTTATTGATCAATAGATAATTGAATCATCAAGTAactcatttcttttttaaacaTCATATTTAAAGTGAcatatttctaaaattaaaaatattactctctACTGAATTtacaaataatactactattattgcaAAAACTTTCATGTTGAAAAAAAGCACTTTGAGCTCTACacagagtattatttttaaaaggATAAAGAGAGCAAcaataattaaatactcccAATTTCCTCACCTTCACTAAGTCAACGACGTCGCAGACTCTTTTGCGccataatattaatattttgcattttctttttatttcatcGAAACAGAATCTCATCAAAATTAGGGCAGGAGAGCTTCCCTGCCGCGGTACCACAATAACTCCCCACAATCATCCACTCATATCCAGACACGTGTCCAATACGATGATGTGGCGAGTGCATGACAAAAATGTCTAAAAATCAGAAAAAGACAGGCTATTAGATCGACGGCAGAGATCAGACCTGAGTACCTTCTATGAATTCTGACCGTTGATCTCGAACTACACACGATCACCGTTGGATGGGATATCTACGCTCATCCGACCTCACAAAATTGAATTTTGAAAAAGCTAAGCTAGAGAGGGAGGAAGCGGAATCAAAACAAGCGAAATCCGTTTAGAAGAATTCTTCAATCTGCGTGTGTGTATGTGTATCTATGTGCTTTTCTAGGGATCGAGCTTCCTCGCAATTAAGGTTGCTTTTCGTTTTGGCGATTTGAAT from Salvia splendens isolate huo1 chromosome 4, SspV2, whole genome shotgun sequence encodes the following:
- the LOC121800104 gene encoding cyclin-dependent kinase F-1-like; its protein translation is MEEEPPPSKSWSIHTRRDITAKYEILERVGSGAYSDVYKARRRSDSAAVALKEIHDYQSAFREIEALQTLHNCPNVVLLHEYFCSDDEDAVLVLEYLPTDLAAVVSSAKKDWEGGITVGEVKRWMVQILRGVDACHSNSIVHRDLKPSNLLISADGILKIADFGQARILLAPGFLDEGAYDQFAEQPSSNQAAFPQSSENADRLDSQFPREHVEKSSEKGTAEPEDLRMGEFPNDGDEESVTVDGAASCLATCTTSDLEDPFHSYSYEAENGRVDDNGSLTSCVGTRWFRAPELLYGSTNYGLEVDLWSLGCIFGELLSLEPLFPGASDIDQLGKIFSILGNLTEEAWPGCVHLPDYNIISFGEVEKPSGLEACLANRSPDEILLIRKLLSYDPASRATAMELLHDKYLNEEPLPVPVSDLRVPSKHGSADEGSWNESDSDFEDFGPSLVTGTKNGFSIRFS